From Rubripirellula reticaptiva, the proteins below share one genomic window:
- a CDS encoding aspartate:alanine exchanger family transporter produces MSPLLVLLGVIAVGLLVGRISIFGISLGTSAILFVALLAGHREMSIPDGIGTLGLALFVYCVGISAGPTFFRGLASQGRMMATLGGLIVMTGVCVAAAASKIFDLPADLTGGLMAGALTSTPALGAITEAVEQPANVAVGFGVAYPIGIVVVVLFVQLAIKFGKREPTAAAGQDGNSSSSQSESSDLSDIKRRSVQIINPAIVGRRPGQVEVFKDSGCQISRVQVDSRWLPLAPDYAFRLDDHVMLVGADSDLHRVADTLGVIITDEEAILDADHQRKILVVTSPEIYGHTLQELRLRSRYGVTVARIRRHEMEFVPSGRTRIEFGDTLTLVGESANLAKIQGVVGHRPRALNETDLLSLVVGLAVGILVGRVSLQLGEMSLSLGIAGGPLMVGLILGHFRRIGPIRGSYPPAAQMLMTEGGLALFLADAGIHAGTGIAPVLAEHGPVLCLVAAAIVCVPLMVGYCVSRFVFKLTLFQSLGATCGGMTSTPGLAVLTTATESSQPVTSYVAAYPVALVTITILGPLLVELLNAIL; encoded by the coding sequence TTGAGTCCGCTCTTAGTGTTGCTTGGTGTGATCGCGGTAGGTTTGTTAGTCGGGCGAATTTCAATCTTCGGAATCTCGCTTGGAACCTCCGCAATCCTGTTTGTCGCGTTGCTTGCTGGGCATCGAGAGATGTCGATTCCAGACGGAATTGGCACTTTGGGTTTGGCACTGTTCGTCTATTGCGTTGGTATTTCCGCAGGTCCGACTTTCTTTCGTGGGCTAGCGTCGCAAGGCCGAATGATGGCGACTTTGGGTGGGCTGATCGTAATGACCGGCGTCTGTGTCGCAGCCGCAGCTTCAAAAATATTCGACTTGCCGGCCGACCTTACCGGCGGATTGATGGCGGGCGCTCTAACCAGCACTCCTGCCCTTGGTGCGATCACCGAGGCCGTTGAACAACCTGCAAACGTTGCCGTCGGATTCGGCGTCGCGTACCCGATCGGTATTGTGGTGGTTGTCCTGTTTGTTCAACTGGCCATCAAATTTGGAAAACGAGAACCGACCGCCGCTGCGGGGCAGGATGGTAATTCGTCGTCATCGCAGTCTGAGTCATCTGACTTGTCGGATATCAAACGACGGTCTGTCCAAATCATCAATCCCGCAATCGTTGGCCGCCGTCCAGGTCAAGTAGAAGTATTCAAAGACTCGGGGTGCCAGATTTCTCGCGTCCAAGTCGACAGCCGCTGGCTACCGCTTGCACCTGACTATGCATTCCGGCTGGACGACCACGTCATGCTTGTCGGAGCGGACAGCGATTTACACCGCGTTGCCGACACGCTTGGCGTCATCATTACAGATGAAGAAGCGATTCTAGACGCCGACCACCAACGCAAAATCCTGGTTGTCACGTCACCCGAAATCTACGGCCATACGCTGCAAGAGCTACGACTGCGATCACGATACGGCGTCACCGTTGCTCGCATCCGCCGTCACGAGATGGAGTTTGTTCCATCCGGACGAACTCGGATCGAGTTTGGTGACACTCTAACGCTGGTCGGCGAGTCGGCCAACTTGGCAAAGATTCAAGGTGTCGTCGGGCACCGCCCCCGCGCGCTGAACGAAACCGATCTGCTCTCACTCGTTGTCGGCCTTGCCGTCGGAATCCTAGTTGGACGTGTGTCTCTGCAGCTTGGTGAGATGTCCCTATCACTTGGAATCGCCGGGGGCCCGCTTATGGTCGGACTTATCCTCGGTCACTTTCGCCGCATCGGGCCGATACGCGGATCGTATCCGCCGGCGGCACAAATGTTGATGACCGAAGGCGGGTTGGCGTTGTTCTTAGCTGATGCCGGAATCCACGCCGGCACGGGCATCGCTCCAGTACTGGCCGAGCACGGTCCGGTGCTGTGTCTGGTCGCTGCTGCGATCGTTTGCGTTCCGCTAATGGTAGGATACTGCGTGTCAAGGTTTGTCTTCAAGCTAACGCTATTCCAGTCACTTGGCGCTACCTGTGGTGGCATGACATCCACGCCGGGCTTGGCGGTACTAACGACGGCTACCGAATCAAGTCAGCCGGTTACCAGCTACGTCGCCGCGTATCCTGTCGCGCTGGTTACGATCACGATTCTGGGGCCATTGTTGGTGGAATTGTTAAATGCCATCCTCTGA
- a CDS encoding enolase C-terminal domain-like protein, protein MSKSMLQYRKSTDVRVDSVKIYYLPVRMRMPLKFGPESVSSVTCVRVAVTVAGADGNTATGWGETPLSVTWAWPSATMSYADRYEAMTDFCGRLAVAWQSQSSTGHALEIGHSFIDGVMPGMIEAFNADRGDEAMPHLAALIVASAFDIATHDAYGKLHDVDVYDTYNAEYLSDDLDHYLTAEEGSGVSFVGKHPADFFVDSVPTSMPVWHLVGGLDPLEDSDRNGSEPDDGYPVTLRQWITRDGLDCLKIKLRGNDSQWDFERVVRVGEMAIELGVTELSTDFNCTAKTTDYVNEILDRLKAEYPEISDRILYVEQPFPYDLEKHQIDTHSVSQRKPLFLDESAHDWRFVALGKRLGWTGVALKTCKTQTGALLSLCWAKAHGMPLMVQDLTNPMLAQIPHVRLAAYAGTIMGVESNGMQFYPEASAPEAKVHPGIYQRRGGRLDLSTIRGAGFGYRLDEIQRDLPLSD, encoded by the coding sequence ATGTCAAAGTCGATGCTGCAATATCGTAAGTCAACCGACGTCCGCGTCGATTCTGTGAAGATTTACTATCTGCCCGTTCGGATGCGGATGCCGCTGAAGTTTGGGCCTGAATCAGTGTCGTCAGTGACATGCGTGCGAGTCGCGGTGACAGTTGCCGGAGCGGATGGAAACACGGCGACCGGTTGGGGCGAGACACCGCTGTCGGTGACCTGGGCTTGGCCGTCGGCGACAATGTCCTACGCTGATCGCTATGAAGCGATGACGGATTTTTGCGGTCGACTTGCAGTCGCTTGGCAATCTCAATCGTCGACTGGGCATGCGTTGGAAATCGGTCATTCTTTTATTGACGGCGTTATGCCTGGAATGATCGAAGCGTTCAATGCCGACCGAGGCGATGAAGCGATGCCTCATTTGGCCGCGCTGATTGTTGCCAGTGCGTTCGACATTGCCACGCACGATGCGTACGGAAAGCTGCACGACGTCGATGTCTACGATACCTATAACGCCGAATACCTTTCGGATGACTTGGATCATTATCTAACTGCCGAGGAAGGCAGCGGTGTCTCGTTCGTCGGTAAGCATCCTGCTGATTTCTTTGTCGATTCGGTGCCAACTTCGATGCCGGTCTGGCACTTAGTTGGTGGTTTGGATCCGCTGGAAGATTCGGATCGGAACGGGTCCGAACCCGATGACGGCTATCCAGTCACACTGCGTCAATGGATCACTCGTGATGGACTTGATTGCTTGAAGATCAAGCTGCGCGGTAACGATAGCCAGTGGGACTTTGAACGTGTGGTTCGTGTCGGCGAGATGGCAATCGAACTTGGGGTTACCGAGTTGTCTACGGACTTTAACTGCACTGCAAAGACGACGGACTACGTCAATGAGATTCTCGATCGATTGAAAGCCGAGTACCCGGAGATCAGCGATCGCATTCTATATGTCGAACAGCCGTTTCCGTATGATTTAGAAAAGCACCAGATCGACACGCATTCGGTGTCGCAACGGAAGCCACTGTTTCTGGACGAGAGCGCCCATGATTGGCGTTTCGTGGCACTCGGGAAACGACTCGGTTGGACAGGAGTCGCATTGAAGACTTGTAAGACGCAAACCGGAGCATTGCTGAGTCTGTGTTGGGCAAAAGCGCATGGGATGCCGCTGATGGTCCAAGACTTAACAAATCCGATGCTCGCTCAGATTCCACATGTTCGGCTGGCAGCCTATGCGGGAACCATCATGGGCGTCGAGTCCAATGGGATGCAGTTTTATCCCGAAGCTTCCGCGCCCGAGGCTAAGGTTCATCCAGGAATTTACCAGCGGCGTGGCGGCAGGCTTGACCTATCGACGATCCGAGGTGCCGGTTTTGGCTATCGCCTTGATGAAATTCAGCGTGATTTGCCGCTGTCGGACTGA
- a CDS encoding DUF1499 domain-containing protein, with protein sequence MNFQSIIRGMTQNHAELNDKADDPTLRPIRSTGSPSEVADRITDWVNTQSNWQIISRDSPNESGEIALHLTRTTGLFQFVDDIHVRVVDDDNRGASRIEAESQSRVGKGDLGQNARNLRELTGAFR encoded by the coding sequence ATGAATTTTCAATCCATCATTCGCGGCATGACCCAAAATCATGCCGAACTAAATGACAAGGCAGACGACCCAACGCTGCGGCCAATTCGATCGACCGGTTCGCCATCCGAAGTCGCCGATCGCATCACCGATTGGGTCAACACCCAGTCGAACTGGCAGATTATTTCACGCGATTCGCCCAATGAATCGGGCGAGATTGCGTTGCACCTGACACGCACGACCGGCTTGTTCCAATTCGTCGATGACATTCACGTGCGAGTGGTCGACGATGACAATAGGGGGGCATCGCGAATCGAAGCCGAAAGCCAATCAAGGGTTGGCAAAGGTGACTTGGGTCAAAACGCTCGTAACCTCCGCGAGTTGACCGGCGCGTTCCGTTAA
- a CDS encoding transcriptional regulator: MLPKTIGSAQATADDTPIELQEMAKAIDSLPERYRDVVAPAMQRVVECSTRRRRILNLVQEALSQLRLDMKYLIFDLEATRRERDQYKEMLEKDGLL; encoded by the coding sequence ATGTTGCCAAAGACCATCGGATCCGCTCAAGCAACCGCCGACGACACACCGATCGAGCTGCAAGAAATGGCGAAAGCGATTGACTCGCTGCCCGAACGTTACCGAGACGTTGTGGCACCCGCGATGCAACGCGTTGTCGAGTGCAGCACTCGCCGCCGCCGTATTCTGAACTTGGTTCAAGAAGCGTTGTCGCAACTGCGATTGGACATGAAGTATCTGATCTTCGACCTCGAAGCGACTCGCCGTGAACGAGACCAGTACAAAGAAATGTTGGAAAAAGATGGTCTTCTCTAG